The nucleotide sequence tcgaacctgggctgccTACATTGGGAGCgtagtcttagcctctggaccactgggaaagtccctcTTTGTATTTAAAGTAGGGATGTTGTCAAGGACATTTTCAACTATATTACATACCTCTCATGAAATATACCTATAGGAAAATTCTTTCTTAGGATAAAAGTGTCATAAACaatgggtttgtttttattttatgctcactgaatctttttaaaaaataattttcagcattctatttttaaaaacatctttatttatttatttttggctgtactgggtcttccttgctttgcTCTGGCTCTCTAGGTGTGGCACGCAGGGGCTActcttgttgcagtgcacagACTTCTCCTTGCGGCGGCTTCTCTCCTGGCAGAGTGCAGGCCGGCGCGCAGGCTGCAGAAGTGCAGCGCGTGCTCGGTGGGCGCAGGCGCGGGCGCCAGAGCAGGGCAGTGCTTGTGGCGCACAAACGTAGTCGTCCCGAGACATGCGGGCTCTCCCCAGAGCGGGGCGCGaccctgcatggcaggcggatgctCATCCAccactaccaaggaagtcccatcacTACATCTTGAAACTGAGCATGTTTCCTTCTCTGCTTTGGCCTCAGGAAACTCAGGGCTATACTTTCAGCTGCTGTGTAGGTCTGTATGAGATTCTTTTCTGTGAGCTGATTTTTTGTTTCGTTCTCTTTTACCCACCCTAGTTCTCTGTCCTGAATACctcacttattcattttatagtaggagtttctcctttctttttttttttttaatttcttgacagAAGACAGGAGTTTCTCCTTTCTTGAGCACTTAATATGTGCAAGGCAGTTTACATACATCatccatttaatcttcacagcaagcCATGAGATCCGGCCGTTGTCTGGCCTTGACGTGTGAGGAGACGAGGTTAGTAGTTGAACTCTCTGACTCCAGGTCACACGGCCCGTGAGTAGAGAGCCTTGGCCTCAAGTCCATGCTCCACCTGCTGTCCAGATGGCTGACATGATGGTCTGCGAGCTTCCTGCACAGAATTACCCAGGATGCTTGTTAAGATGCAGGTTCCTGGGCACCATCCCCACCGCACTACATAAGAACCTCTTGGAGCTTTGAGAGGGCCCAGCTGTCTGCATGTAACAGGTGCCCCAAGTGAGTCTTGCTGCCAGAAGCCGGAGGGCCCCTGTGCTGGCAGGCATCACGTGCCCTGTGTCTGCCGAGGTGCGCTGCATGCACCTCCTCTAACGCTGTTTCCCCCGCCACACAGCTGCCGCTCTTTGTGAAACCTCAGGTCTGTCACACTGCTCACCTGTGTTGCGTGTAGACATACGTGTGCATTTGTCATTAATCATCtgcctattttttcttctttcggCAGCACCATACAGCTTGCAggatcgtagttccctgaccaggggttgaacttgcaccctcggcagtgaaagtacAGAATCCTAACCCTGAACTGCGGGGGGATTCCCTGCCTGTCTCTCCTTTGGTTAATTTCCTGAAGGATATAGTTCCCCAAAGTATCCAGCATTTTTTAGCCCAGCCAGAAGTTCTAAGGCGATGTGTTTGCTGCAGAGATGACCCTCCTATTCATAGGTCTAAGGGAGAGAAGCACGCGAGTGCAGGGCTGTGCTCAGAGGGAAGGGGTGAGGTGAGGGAAGGGGTGATGTGCGGTTTCTGCACAGCACTGGATTCGCACAGGAAGCGCAGGTTCACCTACAGGCCGGGGGCACTGCCCTCCAGTTGCTCTCAGAGGGAAAGACAGTCGGTCAGTCCAGTGGTGAGTACCGAAGGACACCTAACAGGAACATGCAAACCTCCACGAAAGGAGGAGCCCCTGGGCTGGCCTTAGTGAAAGCggagggctgccctggtggaGGCGGGCAGGCATCCCAGGCCTATGAGCATGAGAAAACCTGAGGCTCAGGCCTCGCAGGAATGGGAATGGTCAGCCCTACCTGAGCATGTGAGCTTGAGTGGAGGAGCACTTCTTGGGAGTCACCCTGCAACCACTAGCTGTGAGCTGCAGATGGGTAAGGACCTgtattcaatctttcctaacatttcATGTCACACTGCCACCCAACCTTTTAGTGTTGTGGGCTGGTGTATTCCGAAGTTAAGACTTGGTGAGATTAGGAAGGTTCGTTCCTGCTCTGTGTAGAGAGGAGATTTAATAGGGGTTGTTATGAGCCCTCTGACACATGGCTGACCCGCTTTCTCTCCTTAGAGTAACTGGGTGGCTCAGCACGTCCTGTCCCAGAATGCCGGGCGTGAGCAGAGGCACCCAGGCCTCGCCAGGGGGCCCAGCGCTGCAGCCGCCCCCGTGGTCTGACCAGGGCCTGTCTGGCTGTTGCAGTGCAGGCCACGTGGATGGCCTATGACATGGTGGTGATGCGCACCAACCCCGCGCTGGCGGAGTCCATGCGGCGGCTGGAGGACGCCTTCCTCAACTGcaaggaggagatggagaagaagTGGCAGGAGCTGCTCAGTGAAGCCAAGCGCGCGCAGTAGGCCCCCGGGCAGAGCCGCAGCGACCCCAACTCACGGCCTGGGCACAGAGCTTGTTTCTCAATAAACTTATTTTCAAGCACCTCAGGATCCTTTCTGTCTCACCCAGCTGCATTCAGGCCCTGTGAGCAGCACATGAGACGGGCGAGACGCAGATGCTCTGATGAAGCAGAGGCCTCAGTGCTAGTGGTGCTGAACTGAGAACGAGAGACCAGAAAAGGAGCCAGACAGGCGGGACACGGGCGGTATTCAGGCGGGTTTATTTGCCTTCCCACAGTGATTTCCAAAGCGGCTGGGGAGAACGTCGTTACTCAGCTGCATGTCTGGGGCGCTGTGCTGGGCACTCGGGTGTGCCCCTACGTTCTCACGGCCCCATTTCAGACAGGAAAAGCCATGGTAGATGTCTCACCCACACGGCGAATGAGGGGCTGGTGGAAAGGGGGGCAGACTCCTGCAGGGGCTGAACCAGAGGGAGAGACTGCACCAAGCTGCAGAGGGGTATGAGCTGAGTGGTCCTGGCCGGCCTGGGCGAGGGTCTGGGCAGGGATTACAGCCAGCAGGACACTCACAGACAAGGGTTCTCAGCCCTGAGGTCAATTAGACAAAAGAGGGCTTCAGAGCTGTTCCAAGATAGAACCAGCCAGACTCTGGAGGCCTCAGGCCAGGTAGAAAGCCCTGGGGACTCCTCTGGTCTCCCTTCTCACCCCCTTGAGTGCTCCTTGCCTGGCCTGGAGCCCCCGGGTCAGGTCAGGCAGTAGGGTGATACTGTGAGAGGGGCTCTGCCCCGGGGGACGGATGGGTGAGTGGGCTGAGGCCCCAGGCAGCCAGGGAAGGGTTAAACAGGAAGCAGCTTGGGCCCGGTGGGAGGTAAGATGCCAGCAACCAGCTCCCAGGCACTGGGGGCCAGGGCTCTGAGGTGGAGCAGGCACAGAGGAAGGGGGGCTGGAAGGGGGAGTCAAGAGGCTCATTAGAACAGAAACGGAAAGTCGTCCCAGGAACAGCAACAGAATGTTCTGCACTGCGGCCTCCTCCCAGGGTGCCTCCTGCCTGTCAGACCTGCCCCAAGGTCTCCCAGGAGAGCAGCCAGTCAGAGGGCAGTCTGCAGTGGGCCCCTGGCAGGAAGAGTCAGGGTGAACGGGCAGAGGACCCCTTTGGTCCCCAGGGGGAAAGGCTGCAGCTCCTTGGCCTGGAACTGGGCGGTCCCCTCGGAGACGGTGAAGGTGGCTGTGACTTGGTGGTTGAGGCAGTAGATCGTGTTGCCCAGCACAGCGCAGCGCAGCGGGGCAGGGGCGGGCAGTGGCAAGGAGGCAGCCCGGCTCCAGGAGCTCGTCACGGGGTTGTAGCGCATCACGGCGGCGCCCACGCCCCGCAGAAGGTCGAAGCGGTACAGGAAGCCCCCCAAAGCCACCATGTCGCTGGACCGCCGGTGGCTGGCACTGTAGGGGCACTCATCCCACACATCCTTCGTGGGCCGGTACCTGAGCAGCCGGTGGAAGAGATGGCCCCCGGTGACGTAGATGTCCCCCTGGCAGGCCACAGCGTCGTGAGCCACGGGGAAGGCGCCCGCAGGGAGGGGCGCGCGGGGCCTCCAGGCGTCCGCACGCGGGTCGTAGCACTCCATGCTGTACAGGCACTCGCCCCCGATGGCGTAGAGCAGCCCGTCCAGCGCCACTAGTTTGAGCTGGGCGCGCGCCTGCTGCATGGGCCGCACCTGGCTCCAGATGTTGGTCAGAGGGTTGTAGCAGAACACCTCGTTGGAGCAGACAGCCTCGGCGCCAGACCCGCGGATGCCCCCCGCCAGGAACAGGTAGTTGTGCAGAGTGCAGAGGCCGCAGCCGCGCAGCGGGGCCTCCTGGGGCACCTTGGTCAGGGGCCGCCAGGAGTTCTCTCCGGGGTGGAACACGTGCAGGTATGCGGGGGGAGGCAGGGCCGCGGGCCCCACGGCAAGAGCCTCCGCCGCAGGGGAGTCCCGTGTGAGCCCAGAGCGGCTTGCCCTGTAGAGGCCCGGCAGCACCAGGGCCCCCAGCACTGCCGGGCCACGGCCGGTGCGCAGGCTCACGATGCGCTCCCGGTCAGCCCCACTCAGCTGCCGGTAGAGGCTGGGGTCTCTCAGCACGTGAAGCAGGTTGTCGCTCATCCAGGCATAGGTTTCCTGGGCCAAGTCAGGGTCCCCGTGCTGCTGGGCAAAGGCCAGTGCCTCCAGGCAACTGCCCAGGTCCAGCCATCGCGGCAGAGCCACCACGGAGGCCCTGGACTTTCGGGGCCCCTCTGCCACCCCCCAGCCTCCTGGCCTCTGCAGAAACATCATGAGTTTCCGGGCGTCCTCCTGCTTCTCCCCGAGGCCCTGCCCGTGGCCTGAAGGGCGGGGCCCTGCCCCCGGTGCCGCCCGGCTGGCCTCCTGCTTGGGGCTCTGGGACATTTCACACAAGCTGCGTTTCCGGGGCCACGGGACTGGCTGGGGGTCCCGCCTTGTAGCCGGAGAGGGTGAAGAGCCAAGCTGGGTCTGCTCCGGGGGCGGCGAAGGGGCCATGGGCTCTGTGGCTCCCCACAGCAGTGAGTCCGGATATTTCTCCTCGGTTCTGTCCCCTCTCGGGCCTGAGGGTGTGCCTGCAGCGGCAGCCCCCTCGGTCTCAGCGTGACTCTGCTGTGGCCGGGCTCCAGCCTCCTCCAGGCCCCCTGGACCCGCCCTTGTGGCCAGCTCCTCTGAGCCATGCCTGTCCTCCTCTGGGGGAGAAGCCAACTCTGTGTTCTCAGAGGGTGAGGCCACGCCCAGATGGCTGGGGCCCTCCAGAGCGGCCCTCGGGGCTCTCCCTTGGGGCCTCTCTGGCCTGGGAAAGGGGTGACTCCTGAGAACCATCGAAATAAGGTTTCCCCAGCTGGTTGAGAGCTGCCCCTGCTGATGGTCCTTGCAGAGAACCACACTGGGCTCCTGAGATGCAAGCCTTGATCCGCTAGCAGGCACGGGGGCTGCAGCTGCGGCAGGGGCAGCGGATGGTGCTGGAGGAGGGGCACCTGTCGGGGCAGGGGTCGGCGCTGGGGAGGACCCCGCAGCAGGACTCTGGCTCACTCTGAGGGGCAAAGAGTCTGAAGGAGAGGAGATGGGAGGAGTCGGAGCTCCAGGTATGAGACTGGGGTGGGCGTGTGCTGCAGGTGGGgaccctgggggtgggaggggtttAGGGGTGCACAGCGGGGTCGTGGCCGAGGAACTAGGGGAGGAGATGCAGCTGCAAATGTCTGCAGAACCACAGGCCACCTGGCCTTGCAGGGACCCTCTCCCTTCTCTAATGCCGTGGCCCCCTTGCTCTTTTGTCCCTCCTTTGTCTtctgaactgaagaaaatgtgATCTCCAGAACCACTGGCCCGAGCCCATCCCACAGTGCAGGCCTCCGCGGGCCTCTGCACGAGAGACAAGGAGGGGTGTCCCCCCTGCGGCCCCTCTGGTGATAGGCTCACAGGGCCCAGGGCCTGGCTGAAGCTCCCGGTGACCAGGacctccctcctcacccaggGCCAGCCCTCCATGGCAGCTGGGGGCTCCTGGGACTCCCTGGGGGCCAGAGTCTCAGCCTCCTTGTTCTTACCAGCTGTGGCTCCCGAGTCCAGAGCTAGGCCTCCGGCGGCTTGGGGGCCGCTCTCCCCAAGCCCCCTCTCTGAGACACCCATCAAGGGCCTAGTCTGCAGGCTGCACAATGGGGGCGGCTCCTGGGGGAACAGGAGCCCCTGGGAGCCTGCGGGCAGGCTGCTGGCTGCACCCACAGCATCCCACACGCTCACCACAGAGCCCAGAGACAGGGCGTCCAGCTTTCGCCGGCGACAGCCGCTCCGTCCTGAGTCCACCTGCCCCCACCGGCTGCCGGGGCTCTGCCCCCTCGAGGCAGGTGACCCCCGCCCTTGTTGCCAGGGGCGACTGTCCCGACCTACCCTGTGGGCGGGGGCCTTGCCTCGGAcaccccctgcctccccccacaCCTCCACTTCTCTGCCAGGATCCCGGGGGGTGAAGTGTATCAGGAGGGGTGCAGATGACCCTTCACCTTTGCTCCCACACGGGAGAGCAGAGCCTGACCTGTGAGCCTCCTTCCCTTTACGTCGGAGGGTTTCAGGGGGTCCCAAGGCCCCTCCACTGGCCCCCTCCCCCGCTGGCGTCTTAAGGGGAGAGGAGGCTGCGGCAGCCAGACTCCCGCCGCCCAGGGGCTCCTGATCCTGGGCGCCCGCTGCAGCTGGACTCCCCTGGCCACGTCCTGGAGGGCCTGGCTTTCCGGGCACCGACCTGTGACCCTCAACAGCGCCACTGACCTTGTGCTCCGCGGGTAGGGCTGGCCCAGCTGCTTCCACCTGCGAAGGGCGGAGGGCTGTGGATGCCGGTGCCGCAGCCTCCTGGTCCTGCGCGGAGCCAAACCAGTGCAGAGCCAGCGCCGTGGCGGCCACCACGGCCAGGGCCAGCAGGGTCAGCGCGGCGCCCTCCCAGTCTTCGTCCATGTCCCCGTCCCAACCCCAGGCGAGGCCGCCAGCCTCTGAGGCGCTCTGGGCCATGGTCTGGGCCGCCGACCCGGGGAGAGGCGCCGGGCAGCAGGCTGGGAGCTACGTGCTACGCAACACTCGGGCTTCAGGCCGGATGCCGCCCCGGTGCCGCACAGATGGGCCCGCGACGTGCCCCGCCCAGAGGGCTGCCTGGCTAAGGAGGCTGTGCCGCGGACCCGGGAGGGTGGGCCTTCGTCGAGCGGGGGTCAACACACCCCCCTGCAGCTCCAGGAGCTtgggcctccccacccccgccccgcccctgcccctccctctttcTGCAGGTCCAGGGGCGGATGGCAGTGCCCCGGCAGCCCAGCCACGCGTTCTGCCCAACAGACCCTCACCCCGGGTCCCTCCGCTGAGCTCGGGCCAGTCTCGGGGGCTCTGCCAGGGAAGAGTTACCCACAGGGAGATGTTATCTGTAGCTGCAGCAACACGATGAGGCCCTGATGAAGTTACCAGGAACCCGAGAAGACCGTTCCACTCTGCAGGAGTGGGGGCGTCTCCCTgaggagagggatggggtgggggtcctGACCCCCGAGCTCGGTTCACACGCAGATGGGCAGCGGGGAGGGACGCAGGCGTGAAGCCATGGCCCCACTCCTGGGGACAGGGTACTCAGGAGAGTGGCTCTCGGTCCCCTCCATCCAGCTGCCTCTGGACCCTCTCGACCCTGAGTTCAGAGATGGGACCGTTGTCAAAaggcatcggagaaggcaatggcaccccactccagtactcttgcctggaaaatcccatggacggaggagcctggtaggctgcagtccatggggtcattaagagctggacaggactgagcaaattcactttcacttttcactttcatgcattggagaaggaaatggcaacccagtccagtgttcttgcctggagaatcccagggatgggggagcctggtgggctgccgtctatgggatcgcacagagtcggacatgactgaagcgacttagcagcagcagcagcagcaagccatcaAGAGTAATGAGTGGACAAAGTAAGGAAGATCCAAAAGTTGTGTTTTCCTCTTTATTGGCCTGGTTCATCGCAACCTTCCAGAGCCTCCTGGGCTCTCTGGGCCATCTCGACTGCCAGAGGTCCCTCTGGCCAGCCCTGGAGCCTCCAGGACCCCACTCCGGCCCCAGCGCCCCATCAGCCTGGTCTCTCCAGCGTCCTCTCACCgcgcccctccctcctctccaggaCTCAGGCCCCCTGCAGCACGTGGCTGCTCAGGGCACAAGGCTTGTCTCCTCCATCTGTTCCTCTCTTCAGCCAAGGAGTAAATCTCAGGACAGGTGCCAGCTGGGGCCAGACATGGAAAGAGCCTGGAGCTCCTGGGACAAAGGGAGACACCTCGTGACAAGTGCTTGTTCGTTGCTGGGAGCAGAGGACTCTCCCTAACTCAGGTGGCGAGAGGGCCAAGGCCTGTCCCTGGCACCCCGCCCGGGCCCTGCTGAGCCTCAGGTGTCTCACCCACCCGTGCtctcccacccccccccaccccaggcgtATTAAGTGACAGTCAGAGGGAGCAAGGGGCCCTGCCTTAAGGTGGACCTCAGGCGGGGGGACGGTCTTCTGGGTGCCACCCTCATTCTCTGTCCTGGCCCCAGGCTCTGTGTCTGGGTTAAGTTTGGGGTCCAATGACCTTGCAAAGATGGAGATGATGCCCGTGTCTGCACCTCAGTACAGGCCATGCAGTACCCACCAGACCTCTCCACCCAGCACCGGAAGACCGTGCCATCGTCTGAGCACCAGGCTGCGGTCAGAGAGCAGACGTGTCCACCAGGGGTGCCTTAGGACACCAGCTTCACGAGATGCTGAGGCCTGGGACGGGTCCCAGAGGCACAGCTGGCCGAGGAAGGGTCCAGGCCCCTCCCCTGAGGAAAGGAAACACCTGACTTTTGAAAACCCAGATGGAGGCAAGCCCGGCCCTGCAAGGAGAAACTCCCTGTGGGAAAGTGCCTGGAGACATGTCACCTTCCACACAGTGGAAGTATTGCCCTCTTATCTTTCCAGAGACAGTAGAGATGCAGCACAGCTGGCAAGGTGACAGAGCTTCAGAAGCATGCGGGGTCACCACAGAAACTGTGGCGATGCGCAACTGTTCTGGTTGTGCCATCACGGCTTAACTAGCACAGATTCCCATCGAGGCAAAAATAAAGATCAAGGAAATGGGCCCCAGGCAAGTCTGGCCTGCAGTGGCCTCCTTAGAGCTCTGTTCCTCATCGCCTCTGCGGCAGGACCCCTGACCTAGTCCCTCCAAGGAATAGAGGGACTTGGGCCTATGGACCCAGAGAGCCTATTTCCTCAGAAATGACACAAAACAGGGATGGAGGCAgtcatctgcctgccaatggacacTGAGGGCCTGAGAAGTGGGGACGTCCATCCCCATGGGAGCTGATCCGTGGCAGCGCCCAGGAAGACCCCCCACTGCTGGGTCACGGAGCCCAGAGCACGCTGGATGGCACCCGGCACAGAAGCACATGACGCCTTTCTGAAACGTGTGCTGGAGGAAAGCCTGGTGAGATGGGGGCATAACTCCACGGCAGAGCCAACTGCAGATGGGCAGCTGACAGAAAGAAGGCAGTAGAGAGCAGCAAGCTCCACTAAATGCAGGGTTTTTCTATTATTGGACTTTTTTAAAGTCAAGAAAGATCATTTAATCAGAGATGATATAAACCAAAGAATAttatatgcatgcatgcgtgcgaAGTCGtttctgacgctttgtgacctgatagactgttgcctgccaggctcctctgtccatgggattctctaggcaagaacactgaactgagctgccactcccttctccaggggatcttcccgacccagggatagaacctgtgtctcttatgtcccctaattggcaggcaggttctttaacaccagtaccacctgggaagcccataatatccTATATGTTTATGTTAagagtatatacatataaataaatctaGAATAACATTTAAGGCTTAGAAAATATAAATCTAAGATTTAACAGTCATACCAAACAGGGTATACCTCTTAAGGAATCTATCTGAGTGGGGGAAATgtttatgcaaaaataaaataaaagataacacaATGTTACTTGTAATGGAAAAACTTAAACACATAAGCATTCAACAATATGAGAATGATGAAGAGCACATGTGTTTccacacaactttttttttccaggtctggggggaaaaaaaaatgcccttaggatttgatagggattgcactggaTCTGTAGACTGCCTCGGGCACTGCGGTCATTTtaccaatattaattcttctaatcaaGAAcacatatctttccatctgtttctgtcaactttaatttccttcatcaaCATCTAGTTTTCAcggtacaggtcttttgtctccttgaagatgaaagtgaagtcgctcagttgtgtccgactctttgcgaccccatggactgtacctgccaggctcctccatctgtgggattctccaggcaagattactggagtgggttgccatttccttctccaggggatcttcccaacccagggatcgaactcgggtctcctgcatcgcaggcagatgctctactgtctgagccaccacggggCTACTCTCAggcattttattctctttgatgcagtggtaaatgggattgtttccctaatttctctttcttagagTTTGTTGTCAGTGTATAGAAGTGCAACAAactctggtcagaatggccaccatcaaaaagtaaGGCTTCCCTgagagtccagtggttaagagtctgcctgccaatgcaaggtacatgggttcaatccctggtccaggaagatcccacatgacacagagcaagtaagcctgtgcaccataactactgagccatgctccgcagcaagagaagcctgagcTCCATGTCAAAGAGCAGCCtcacactagagaaagccctcgcagacccagagcagccagatataaacaaatctttaaaaaaaaaaaaaaagtccacaagcgataaatgctggagagggtgagaagagagaaccctcctacactgttgatgggaatgtaaattcatgcagccactatggagaaaagtatggaggtgccttaacaaactaaaaatagagctaccatatgatcctgcaatcccacccccgggcatatatctgaagaaaactctaaatcaaaaatatacatgcaccctgatgttcatagggcttccctggtggctcagatggtaaagaatctgcctgcaatacgggaggcctgggtttgatctctgggtcaggaagatcccctggagaaaggaatggctacccactccagtattcttgcctggagaatcccatagaaagaggagcctggtgggctacggtccatggggtcgcaaagagtcagacgtgactaagcaactatcacttcacttcactccactTCTGATGTtcatggcaggcttcccaggtggctcagtgataaagaatccacctgccgatgtaagagatgcagattctttccctatgtcaggaagatgtcctggagaaggcagtggcacccaccccagtattcttgcctgggaagccccttggacagagcagcctggcgggctacagttcttggtgtcacaaaagagtcggacatgacttgtgactaaacagcaacaatgttcatggcagcactgtttacaacccCCAAGCCATGGAAGCAGCCTGAATGCCCATGACAGAGGGATGGATGAAAAAGACGTGgtgcacatatacaatggaacactactgaGTCATGAAATGAATCAAATAATGTGATTTTCAGAAGCATGGATGAAGCTAAGGCGTTCCCTGGTGGACTAGCGCTTAGGAATGGGCGCTTTCATGCTGTGGCCCTTGTCAAGGAACTGGAATCCCGAGAGCTGTGCAACGTAGCCAAAAAAataggatggacctagagatggtaatactaagtgaagtaaaccacACAGAGAacgacaaatatcatatgacattgctCATATATGggatctttattttaaaatgatgcaaatgaacttacataTGAAACAGATTCTTCAATAGAGAAACTtccagttaccaaaggggaaggtggggggTTAGGAGTTAGGGGTaatatatacacaccactatacataaaatagataaacagct is from Bubalus bubalis isolate 160015118507 breed Murrah chromosome 4, NDDB_SH_1, whole genome shotgun sequence and encodes:
- the SYCE3 gene encoding synaptonemal complex central element protein 3 — protein: MAHPDPGERNYDNMLKMLSDLNKDLEKLLEEMEKISVQATWMAYDMVVMRTNPALAESMRRLEDAFLNCKEEMEKKWQELLSEAKRAQ
- the KLHDC7B gene encoding kelch domain-containing protein 7B; the encoded protein is MAQSASEAGGLAWGWDGDMDEDWEGAALTLLALAVVAATALALHWFGSAQDQEAAAPASTALRPSQVEAAGPALPAEHKVSGAVEGHRSVPGKPGPPGRGQGSPAAAGAQDQEPLGGGSLAAAASSPLKTPAGEGASGGALGPPETLRRKGKEAHRSGSALPCGSKGEGSSAPLLIHFTPRDPGREVEVWGEAGGVRGKAPAHRVGRDSRPWQQGRGSPASRGQSPGSRWGQVDSGRSGCRRRKLDALSLGSVVSVWDAVGAASSLPAGSQGLLFPQEPPPLCSLQTRPLMGVSERGLGESGPQAAGGLALDSGATAGKNKEAETLAPRESQEPPAAMEGWPWVRREVLVTGSFSQALGPVSLSPEGPQGGHPSLSLVQRPAEACTVGWARASGSGDHIFFSSEDKGGTKEQGGHGIREGRGSLQGQVACGSADICSCISSPSSSATTPLCTPKPLPPPGSPPAAHAHPSLIPGAPTPPISSPSDSLPLRVSQSPAAGSSPAPTPAPTGAPPPAPSAAPAAAAAPVPASGSRLASQEPSVVLCKDHQQGQLSTSWGNLISMVLRSHPFPRPERPQGRAPRAALEGPSHLGVASPSENTELASPPEEDRHGSEELATRAGPGGLEEAGARPQQSHAETEGAAAAGTPSGPRGDRTEEKYPDSLLWGATEPMAPSPPPEQTQLGSSPSPATRRDPQPVPWPRKRSLCEMSQSPKQEASRAAPGAGPRPSGHGQGLGEKQEDARKLMMFLQRPGGWGVAEGPRKSRASVVALPRWLDLGSCLEALAFAQQHGDPDLAQETYAWMSDNLLHVLRDPSLYRQLSGADRERIVSLRTGRGPAVLGALVLPGLYRASRSGLTRDSPAAEALAVGPAALPPPAYLHVFHPGENSWRPLTKVPQEAPLRGCGLCTLHNYLFLAGGIRGSGAEAVCSNEVFCYNPLTNIWSQVRPMQQARAQLKLVALDGLLYAIGGECLYSMECYDPRADAWRPRAPLPAGAFPVAHDAVACQGDIYVTGGHLFHRLLRYRPTKDVWDECPYSASHRRSSDMVALGGFLYRFDLLRGVGAAVMRYNPVTSSWSRAASLPLPAPAPLRCAVLGNTIYCLNHQVTATFTVSEGTAQFQAKELQPFPLGTKGVLCPFTLTLPARGPLQTAL